Proteins from a genomic interval of Sparus aurata chromosome 21, fSpaAur1.1, whole genome shotgun sequence:
- the ssx2ipa gene encoding synovial sarcoma, X breakpoint 2 interacting protein a isoform X1: MGEWWTTVPIGTSMGNYEASRISHATMSPSRQNNYVSMYSLPLSKSSYSVISAFCTEDNISPCISYINQELDSLGLSSICIEASSPGGAGLSAVPALNAMYELLQIHRRNMCTLEELEKEQLKKTSSLEHMQMNNSRLKDQLELSIREKSGLHETERQLQLKIKTLQSCLKTEKDEVQKLQNIIASRASQYSHDAKRKEREASKLKERLSQLLVDRKDKKLAIDVLNCLGRSDGRRSHWKTAKATASHEGEMYKSLLSDYEASQRSLMLENAELKKVLQQMKKEMIHILSPRQSSSRRATADDTQEQVDSDGEEKAGDSSRETLDQSCEHAREQLTNSIRQQWRKLRNHMEKLDSQASQVQNQLESNKEVIPRETHDEEMERMRHEVQQCKEFIHTQQQLLQQQLNTSFDDETAALLNDCYTLEEKERLKEEWRLFEEQKRNFERERKNFTEAAIRLGREKKAFQEDRATWLKNQFLNMTPFTDRRRCSSSDGHSALSIRSEPEMRISSTNTQPAKSSTYATFSTPKPTQSATVPSTTELYRTLRLIPDSSSSRHSNRGFWQESSTTEDGDARFKSKSRVRCGDLSIFSLGEDENSLT, encoded by the exons ATGGGAGAGTGGTGGACAACTGTGCCAATAGGGACATCTATGG gaAACTATGAGGCATCCCGCATATCACATGCTACAATGTCCCCCTCAAGACAGAACAACTATGTGTCAATGTACAGCTTGCCCCTGTCCAAAAGCTCCTACAGTGTCATAAGTGCCTTTTGCACAGAGGATAATATTTCTCCGTGCATTTCATACATCAATCAG GAGCTCGACTCACTCGGCCTCTCCTCCATATGTATCGAGGCCAGCTCACCCGGGGGAGCCGGCCTGAGCGCGGTGCCAGCTCTGAATGCCATGTACGAGCTGCTCCAGATTCACCGGCGCAACATGTGCACtttggaggagctggagaaggaaCAGCTGAAGAAAACCAGCTCCTTGGAGCACATGCAGATGAACAATTCTAGACTCAAG GATCAGTTGGAACTGTCCATAAGGGAAAAATCTGGTCTCcatgagacagagaggcagctACAACTCAAAATCAAGACCTTGCAGAGCTGCTTGAAAACCGAAAAAGATGAG GTTCAGAAGCTCCAGAATATCATTGCCAGCCGTGCCTCTCAGTACAGTCATGATGccaagaggaaagagagagaagcttcAAAGCTTAAGGAACGCCTCAGTCAGCTACTGGTCGACAGAAAGGATAAGAAACTGG CTATTGATGTACTGAATTGTTTGGGACGGTCAGATGGTAGAAGGAGCCACTGGAAGACGGCAAAAGCAACAGCCAG CCATGAGGGTGAGATGTACAAGTCCTTGCTCAGTGACTATGAGGCAAGTCAGAGGTCCTTGATGTTGGAGAACGCCGAGCTTAAGAAAGTCCTCCAGCAGATGAAGAAGGAGATGATACACATCCTTAGTCCACGCCAGTCCTCGAGCAGAAGAGCCACAGCTGATGACACTCAGGAGCAG GTTGATTCAGATGGGGAGGAAAAGGCGGGTGACTCCAGCAGGGAAACTCTGGACCAGTCATGTGAACATGCAAGGGAGCAGCTCACCAACAGCATCCGCCAGCAGTGGAGAAAACTGAGGAACCATATGGAGAAGCTAGACAGCCAAG CTTCGCAAGTTCAAAATCAGCTGGAGTCTAATAAGGAGGTGATACCAAGGGAGACCCACGATGAAGAGATGGAGCGGATGAGGCATGAAGTGCAGCAGTGCAAAGagttcattcacacacagcaacagctcCTTCAG CAACAACTCAACACATCGTTTGATGATGAGACGGCAGCTCTTCTTAACGACTGCTACAcactggaggagaaggagcgtCTCAAAGAGGAGTGGAGGCTCTTTGAGGAACAGAAGAGAAACtttgagagggagagaaagaactTCACAGAGGCTGCTATTCGCCTGGGGCGAGAG aAAAAGGCCTTTCAAGAGGACCGCGCTACTTGGCTCAAGAATCAATTTTTGAACATGACTCCCTTTACCGACCGTAGGAGATGTTCCTCATCTGACGGTCACAGCGCCCTGTCAATCA GAAGTGAGCCAGAGATGAGGATATCTTCCACGAACACTCAGCCGGCCAAATCATCAACCTACGCCACATTCTCCACTCCTAAACCTACACAAAGTGCTACTGTGCCATCCACAACCGAACTTTACCGGACACTCCGCCTGATACCAGACAGCAG ttccTCCAGACATTCAAATCGAGGATTCTGGCAAGAGTCGAGCACCACTGAAGATGGAGATGCTCGGTTCAAGTCAAAAAGCAGAGTTCGATGTGGAGACTTGAGCATCTTCTCCTTGGGTGAAGATGAGAACAGCCTCACCTGA
- the ssx2ipa gene encoding synovial sarcoma, X breakpoint 2 interacting protein a isoform X2, whose product MSPSRQNNYVSMYSLPLSKSSYSVISAFCTEDNISPCISYINQELDSLGLSSICIEASSPGGAGLSAVPALNAMYELLQIHRRNMCTLEELEKEQLKKTSSLEHMQMNNSRLKDQLELSIREKSGLHETERQLQLKIKTLQSCLKTEKDEVQKLQNIIASRASQYSHDAKRKEREASKLKERLSQLLVDRKDKKLAIDVLNCLGRSDGRRSHWKTAKATASHEGEMYKSLLSDYEASQRSLMLENAELKKVLQQMKKEMIHILSPRQSSSRRATADDTQEQVDSDGEEKAGDSSRETLDQSCEHAREQLTNSIRQQWRKLRNHMEKLDSQASQVQNQLESNKEVIPRETHDEEMERMRHEVQQCKEFIHTQQQLLQQQLNTSFDDETAALLNDCYTLEEKERLKEEWRLFEEQKRNFERERKNFTEAAIRLGREKKAFQEDRATWLKNQFLNMTPFTDRRRCSSSDGHSALSIRSEPEMRISSTNTQPAKSSTYATFSTPKPTQSATVPSTTELYRTLRLIPDSSSSRHSNRGFWQESSTTEDGDARFKSKSRVRCGDLSIFSLGEDENSLT is encoded by the exons ATGTCCCCCTCAAGACAGAACAACTATGTGTCAATGTACAGCTTGCCCCTGTCCAAAAGCTCCTACAGTGTCATAAGTGCCTTTTGCACAGAGGATAATATTTCTCCGTGCATTTCATACATCAATCAG GAGCTCGACTCACTCGGCCTCTCCTCCATATGTATCGAGGCCAGCTCACCCGGGGGAGCCGGCCTGAGCGCGGTGCCAGCTCTGAATGCCATGTACGAGCTGCTCCAGATTCACCGGCGCAACATGTGCACtttggaggagctggagaaggaaCAGCTGAAGAAAACCAGCTCCTTGGAGCACATGCAGATGAACAATTCTAGACTCAAG GATCAGTTGGAACTGTCCATAAGGGAAAAATCTGGTCTCcatgagacagagaggcagctACAACTCAAAATCAAGACCTTGCAGAGCTGCTTGAAAACCGAAAAAGATGAG GTTCAGAAGCTCCAGAATATCATTGCCAGCCGTGCCTCTCAGTACAGTCATGATGccaagaggaaagagagagaagcttcAAAGCTTAAGGAACGCCTCAGTCAGCTACTGGTCGACAGAAAGGATAAGAAACTGG CTATTGATGTACTGAATTGTTTGGGACGGTCAGATGGTAGAAGGAGCCACTGGAAGACGGCAAAAGCAACAGCCAG CCATGAGGGTGAGATGTACAAGTCCTTGCTCAGTGACTATGAGGCAAGTCAGAGGTCCTTGATGTTGGAGAACGCCGAGCTTAAGAAAGTCCTCCAGCAGATGAAGAAGGAGATGATACACATCCTTAGTCCACGCCAGTCCTCGAGCAGAAGAGCCACAGCTGATGACACTCAGGAGCAG GTTGATTCAGATGGGGAGGAAAAGGCGGGTGACTCCAGCAGGGAAACTCTGGACCAGTCATGTGAACATGCAAGGGAGCAGCTCACCAACAGCATCCGCCAGCAGTGGAGAAAACTGAGGAACCATATGGAGAAGCTAGACAGCCAAG CTTCGCAAGTTCAAAATCAGCTGGAGTCTAATAAGGAGGTGATACCAAGGGAGACCCACGATGAAGAGATGGAGCGGATGAGGCATGAAGTGCAGCAGTGCAAAGagttcattcacacacagcaacagctcCTTCAG CAACAACTCAACACATCGTTTGATGATGAGACGGCAGCTCTTCTTAACGACTGCTACAcactggaggagaaggagcgtCTCAAAGAGGAGTGGAGGCTCTTTGAGGAACAGAAGAGAAACtttgagagggagagaaagaactTCACAGAGGCTGCTATTCGCCTGGGGCGAGAG aAAAAGGCCTTTCAAGAGGACCGCGCTACTTGGCTCAAGAATCAATTTTTGAACATGACTCCCTTTACCGACCGTAGGAGATGTTCCTCATCTGACGGTCACAGCGCCCTGTCAATCA GAAGTGAGCCAGAGATGAGGATATCTTCCACGAACACTCAGCCGGCCAAATCATCAACCTACGCCACATTCTCCACTCCTAAACCTACACAAAGTGCTACTGTGCCATCCACAACCGAACTTTACCGGACACTCCGCCTGATACCAGACAGCAG ttccTCCAGACATTCAAATCGAGGATTCTGGCAAGAGTCGAGCACCACTGAAGATGGAGATGCTCGGTTCAAGTCAAAAAGCAGAGTTCGATGTGGAGACTTGAGCATCTTCTCCTTGGGTGAAGATGAGAACAGCCTCACCTGA
- the LOC115572009 gene encoding guanine nucleotide-binding protein G(I)/G(S)/G(O) subunit gamma-5-like — translation MSSSVLLSQHPAPNPTHTTRRLYIFFSHSKNTAKMSGSNLVAMKKVVQQLRFEASINRVKVSQAAADLQQFCMQNALQDPLLTGVSSSTNPFRPQKVCSFL, via the exons ATGTCATCATCTGTGCTTTTGTCTCAGCATCCAGCCCCGAATCCCACCCACACCACTCGGcgtctatatatttttttttcccactcaaAAAACACAGCGAAAATGTCGGGTTCTAATCTCGTAGCCATGAAAAAGGTGGTCCAGCAGCTCCGTTTTGAGGCGAGCATAAACAGAGTGAAG GTCTCCCAGGCAGCGGCAGACCTTCAACAGTTTTGCATGCAGAACGCCTTGCAGGACCCTCTGCTCACTGGTGTGTCCTCCAGCACCAACCCCTTCAGGCCACAGAAAGTCTGCTCCTTCTTGTGA
- the fuz gene encoding protein fuzzy homolog, with product MMLQGGSTQLLCLTASSGVPLFTRGASKQLPFSVIGSLNGVHMFGGGQGVSLSSCETEGGGKVVWRVFQDSVMLIAVTGGGQGGAGSSKEEEVRLQRLLENVWNCMVLVLGQDELANVRNVERLKRDLRSCISLIDQLLEERQEGILGNLTHCADSLLPPNPSLLQQAVDGFAQSADSEFGCLMVHGRIAAATEKWWRLAPQEVVLLSALMRSLSASGSASCDYPVFLPQGSPTVAHRLLRFQLLPGADVCVLCGPTPSLHRAESGLVVRFWTPLVETLRDCLAVGERCLPGSVSLRPAVLALLLINREARRSVSCVRCPTHHPPGDPPLPSKARCWELMKLFYIFSTTRYFTQEESVCLTPEERAQGGNTEDFILGFSHQPLQCYLVTEECKSFGLQTPQHQLFLLTPLSVPTFALRTVATQTLSDVVTATGF from the coding sequence ATGATGCTCCAGGGTGGATCGACGCAGCTCCTCTGCCTTACAGCCAGCAGTGGGGTTCCTCTTTTCACAAGGGGAGCCTCCAAACAGCTGCCCTTCTCTGTCATCGGCTCCCTCAATGGCGTTCACATGTTCGGGGGTGGTCAGGGAGTCTCGCTGTCCTCCTGTGAGACTGAAGGCGGGGGTAAGGTGGTGTGGAGAGTCTTCCAGGACAGCGTGATGCTCATCGCCGTGACTGGAGGCGGACAAGGAGGCGCAGGTAGCagcaaagaggaggaggtgcgTTTACAGCGCCTCCTAGAGAATGTGTGGAACTGCATGGTGCTGGTGTTGGGGCAGGATGAGCTGGCTAATGTCAGGAATGTGGAGAGGCTGAAGAGGGATTTGCGGTCCTGTATCAGCCTCATTGATCAGCTGCTTGAGGAGAGGCAAGAGGGCATCCTGGGTAACCTGACACACTGCGCTGATTCACTGCTGCCCCCAAACCCATCTCTCCTTCAGCAGGCTGTGGATGGCTTTGCTCAGTCAGCAGATAGTGAATTTGGCTGCCTCATGGTTCATGGGAGGATAGCTGCAGCGACTGAGAAATGGTGGCGTCTTGCACCGCAGGAAGTTGTActgctgtctgctctgatgCGCTCCCTCTCAGCCTCTGGGTCAGCCTCTTGTGATTACCCAGTTTTCCTTCCCCAGGGCAGCCCCACAGTGGCCCACCGCCTCCTCCGCTTCCAACTGCTCCCAGGGGCAGATGTGTGCGTGCTATGCGGCCCGACACCTTCCCTGCACAGAGCTGAGAGTGGGCTGGTGGTCCGGTTCTGGACGCCCCTGGTGGAGACCCTGAGAGACTGCCTGGCTGTTGGAGAGCGCTGCTTACCAGGATCTGTATCCCTGCGCCCTGCTGTGCTGGCACTTCTTCTCATCAACCGTGAAGCGCGTCGCTCTGTCTCCTGTGTGCGGTGTCCAACTCACCACCCGCCTGGTGACCCTCCATTACCCTCCAAGGCACGCTGCTGGGAGCTAATGAAGCTCTTCTATATCTTCAGCACGACACGCTACTTCACCcaggaggagagtgtgtgtctcACCCCAGAGGAGAGGGCTCAGGGAGGCAATACCGAAGACTTCATCCTTGGATTCTCCCACCAGCCGCTGCAGTGCTATCTAGTTACAGAAGAATGCAAAAGCTTTGGACTTCAGACACCACAACACCAGCTCTTCCTGCTTACCCCACTGTCAGTGCCCACCTTTGCCCTGCGTACGGTGGCCACACAGACTCTATCTGATGTAGTTACAGCCACTGGGTTTTAA